A window of the Cheilinus undulatus linkage group 21, ASM1832078v1, whole genome shotgun sequence genome harbors these coding sequences:
- the cyth1a gene encoding cytohesin-1a isoform X3 — MEGESYVPEDLTPEEQQELENIRLRKQELLEDIQRLKDEIAEVTSEIENLGSTEERKNMQRNKQVAMGRKKFNMDPKKGIQFLIMNDLLKNTSDDIAQFLYKGEGLNKTAIGDYLGERDDFNIQVLHAFVELHEFTDLNLVQALRQFLWSFRLPGEAQKIDRMMEAFAQRYCTCNPGVFQSTDTCYILSFAIIMLNTSLHNPNVKDKPTVERFISMNRGINDGGDLPEDLLRNLYESIKNEPFKIPEDDGNDLTHTFFNPDREGWLLKLGGGRVKTWKRRWFILTDNCLYYFEYTTDKEPRGIIPLENLSIKEVEDKKPNCFELFIPDNKDQVIKACKTEADGRVVEGNHTFYRISAPTAEEKDEWINSIKAAISRDPFYEMLAARKKRVSSMKRH; from the exons TACCGGAAGACCTCACCccagaggagcagcaggagctggagaATATCCGCCTGCGCAAGCAGGAGCTGCTCGAGGACATCCAG CGGCTGAAGGATGAGATAGCAGAAGTGACGAGTGAGATCGAGAACCTGGGTTCCACTGAGGAGAG gAAAAATATGCAGAGGAATAAACAGGTGGCCATGGGCCGAAAGAAATTTAACATGGACCCCAAAAAG GGGATCCAGTTCCTGATCATGAACGACTTACTGAAGAACACCAGTGACGATATTGCTCAGTTCCTCTACAAGGGCGAAGGCCTCAACAAAACAGCCATTGGGGATTACCTGGGAGAAAG AGATGATTTCAATATCCAAGTCCTTCATGCCTTTGTGGAGCTACACGAGTTCACAGACCTCAACCTGGTTCAGGCACTAAG ACAATTCCTCTGGAGTTTTCGGCTTCCGGGAGAAGCTCAGAAGATCGACCGCATGATGGAGGCTTTCGCTCAGCGCTACTGCACATGCAACCCTGGTGTTTTCCAGTCCACAG ACACTTGTTACATCCTATCATTCGCCATCATCATGCTGAACACGAGCCTCCACAACCCCAATGTGAAGGACAAACCCACTGTGGAGCGGTTCATCTCCATGAACAGAGGAATCAACGATGGAGGAGACTTACCTGAAGACCTGCTCAGG AATCTGTATGAGAGCATCAAGAACGAGCCGTTCAAAATCCCAGAGGATGACGGCAACGACCTCACACACACTTTCTTCAACCCAGACAGAGAGGGCTGGCTGCTCAAACTGGG AGGGGGACGAGTGAAAACCTGGAAGAGGAGGTGGTTCATCCTCACGGACAACTGTCTGTATTACTTTGAGTACACCACA GATAAAGAACCAAGAGGAATCATCCCACTGGAGAATCTGAGCAtcaaggaggtggaggacaagaagCCT AATTGCTTTGAGCTTTTCATTCCCGACAACAAGGACCAGGTTATAAAGGCATGCAAAACAGAGGCTGATGGACGCGTCGTTGAGGGGAATCACACCTTCTACCGCATCTCCGCTCCAACTGCAGAGGAGAAAGACGAATGGATAAACAGCATCAA GGCTGCCATCAGCAGGGATCCTTTCTACGAGATGCTCGCCGCCAGGAAGAAGAGGGTGTCATCCATGAAGAGGCACTAA
- the cyth1a gene encoding cytohesin-1a isoform X4 codes for MQRNKQVAMGRKKFNMDPKKGIQFLIMNDLLKNTSDDIAQFLYKGEGLNKTAIGDYLGERDDFNIQVLHAFVELHEFTDLNLVQALRQFLWSFRLPGEAQKIDRMMEAFAQRYCTCNPGVFQSTDTCYILSFAIIMLNTSLHNPNVKDKPTVERFISMNRGINDGGDLPEDLLRNLYESIKNEPFKIPEDDGNDLTHTFFNPDREGWLLKLGGGRVKTWKRRWFILTDNCLYYFEYTTDKEPRGIIPLENLSIKEVEDKKPNCFELFIPDNKDQVIKACKTEADGRVVEGNHTFYRISAPTAEEKDEWINSIKAAISRDPFYEMLAARKKRVSSMKRH; via the exons ATGCAGAGGAATAAACAGGTGGCCATGGGCCGAAAGAAATTTAACATGGACCCCAAAAAG GGGATCCAGTTCCTGATCATGAACGACTTACTGAAGAACACCAGTGACGATATTGCTCAGTTCCTCTACAAGGGCGAAGGCCTCAACAAAACAGCCATTGGGGATTACCTGGGAGAAAG AGATGATTTCAATATCCAAGTCCTTCATGCCTTTGTGGAGCTACACGAGTTCACAGACCTCAACCTGGTTCAGGCACTAAG ACAATTCCTCTGGAGTTTTCGGCTTCCGGGAGAAGCTCAGAAGATCGACCGCATGATGGAGGCTTTCGCTCAGCGCTACTGCACATGCAACCCTGGTGTTTTCCAGTCCACAG ACACTTGTTACATCCTATCATTCGCCATCATCATGCTGAACACGAGCCTCCACAACCCCAATGTGAAGGACAAACCCACTGTGGAGCGGTTCATCTCCATGAACAGAGGAATCAACGATGGAGGAGACTTACCTGAAGACCTGCTCAGG AATCTGTATGAGAGCATCAAGAACGAGCCGTTCAAAATCCCAGAGGATGACGGCAACGACCTCACACACACTTTCTTCAACCCAGACAGAGAGGGCTGGCTGCTCAAACTGGG AGGGGGACGAGTGAAAACCTGGAAGAGGAGGTGGTTCATCCTCACGGACAACTGTCTGTATTACTTTGAGTACACCACA GATAAAGAACCAAGAGGAATCATCCCACTGGAGAATCTGAGCAtcaaggaggtggaggacaagaagCCT AATTGCTTTGAGCTTTTCATTCCCGACAACAAGGACCAGGTTATAAAGGCATGCAAAACAGAGGCTGATGGACGCGTCGTTGAGGGGAATCACACCTTCTACCGCATCTCCGCTCCAACTGCAGAGGAGAAAGACGAATGGATAAACAGCATCAA GGCTGCCATCAGCAGGGATCCTTTCTACGAGATGCTCGCCGCCAGGAAGAAGAGGGTGTCATCCATGAAGAGGCACTAA
- the cyth1a gene encoding cytohesin-1a isoform X2: MVLKSEDGVVPEDLTPEEQQELENIRLRKQELLEDIQRLKDEIAEVTSEIENLGSTEERKNMQRNKQVAMGRKKFNMDPKKGIQFLIMNDLLKNTSDDIAQFLYKGEGLNKTAIGDYLGERDDFNIQVLHAFVELHEFTDLNLVQALRQFLWSFRLPGEAQKIDRMMEAFAQRYCTCNPGVFQSTDTCYILSFAIIMLNTSLHNPNVKDKPTVERFISMNRGINDGGDLPEDLLRNLYESIKNEPFKIPEDDGNDLTHTFFNPDREGWLLKLGGGRVKTWKRRWFILTDNCLYYFEYTTDKEPRGIIPLENLSIKEVEDKKPNCFELFIPDNKDQVIKACKTEADGRVVEGNHTFYRISAPTAEEKDEWINSIKAAISRDPFYEMLAARKKRVSSMKRH; this comes from the exons TACCGGAAGACCTCACCccagaggagcagcaggagctggagaATATCCGCCTGCGCAAGCAGGAGCTGCTCGAGGACATCCAG CGGCTGAAGGATGAGATAGCAGAAGTGACGAGTGAGATCGAGAACCTGGGTTCCACTGAGGAGAG gAAAAATATGCAGAGGAATAAACAGGTGGCCATGGGCCGAAAGAAATTTAACATGGACCCCAAAAAG GGGATCCAGTTCCTGATCATGAACGACTTACTGAAGAACACCAGTGACGATATTGCTCAGTTCCTCTACAAGGGCGAAGGCCTCAACAAAACAGCCATTGGGGATTACCTGGGAGAAAG AGATGATTTCAATATCCAAGTCCTTCATGCCTTTGTGGAGCTACACGAGTTCACAGACCTCAACCTGGTTCAGGCACTAAG ACAATTCCTCTGGAGTTTTCGGCTTCCGGGAGAAGCTCAGAAGATCGACCGCATGATGGAGGCTTTCGCTCAGCGCTACTGCACATGCAACCCTGGTGTTTTCCAGTCCACAG ACACTTGTTACATCCTATCATTCGCCATCATCATGCTGAACACGAGCCTCCACAACCCCAATGTGAAGGACAAACCCACTGTGGAGCGGTTCATCTCCATGAACAGAGGAATCAACGATGGAGGAGACTTACCTGAAGACCTGCTCAGG AATCTGTATGAGAGCATCAAGAACGAGCCGTTCAAAATCCCAGAGGATGACGGCAACGACCTCACACACACTTTCTTCAACCCAGACAGAGAGGGCTGGCTGCTCAAACTGGG AGGGGGACGAGTGAAAACCTGGAAGAGGAGGTGGTTCATCCTCACGGACAACTGTCTGTATTACTTTGAGTACACCACA GATAAAGAACCAAGAGGAATCATCCCACTGGAGAATCTGAGCAtcaaggaggtggaggacaagaagCCT AATTGCTTTGAGCTTTTCATTCCCGACAACAAGGACCAGGTTATAAAGGCATGCAAAACAGAGGCTGATGGACGCGTCGTTGAGGGGAATCACACCTTCTACCGCATCTCCGCTCCAACTGCAGAGGAGAAAGACGAATGGATAAACAGCATCAA GGCTGCCATCAGCAGGGATCCTTTCTACGAGATGCTCGCCGCCAGGAAGAAGAGGGTGTCATCCATGAAGAGGCACTAA
- the cyth1a gene encoding cytohesin-1a isoform X1, whose product MGTVSELCVSSLQTFLCPAVKPLQQDPVPEDLTPEEQQELENIRLRKQELLEDIQRLKDEIAEVTSEIENLGSTEERKNMQRNKQVAMGRKKFNMDPKKGIQFLIMNDLLKNTSDDIAQFLYKGEGLNKTAIGDYLGERDDFNIQVLHAFVELHEFTDLNLVQALRQFLWSFRLPGEAQKIDRMMEAFAQRYCTCNPGVFQSTDTCYILSFAIIMLNTSLHNPNVKDKPTVERFISMNRGINDGGDLPEDLLRNLYESIKNEPFKIPEDDGNDLTHTFFNPDREGWLLKLGGRVKTWKRRWFILTDNCLYYFEYTTDKEPRGIIPLENLSIKEVEDKKPNCFELFIPDNKDQVIKACKTEADGRVVEGNHTFYRISAPTAEEKDEWINSIKAAISRDPFYEMLAARKKRVSSMKRH is encoded by the exons TACCGGAAGACCTCACCccagaggagcagcaggagctggagaATATCCGCCTGCGCAAGCAGGAGCTGCTCGAGGACATCCAG CGGCTGAAGGATGAGATAGCAGAAGTGACGAGTGAGATCGAGAACCTGGGTTCCACTGAGGAGAG gAAAAATATGCAGAGGAATAAACAGGTGGCCATGGGCCGAAAGAAATTTAACATGGACCCCAAAAAG GGGATCCAGTTCCTGATCATGAACGACTTACTGAAGAACACCAGTGACGATATTGCTCAGTTCCTCTACAAGGGCGAAGGCCTCAACAAAACAGCCATTGGGGATTACCTGGGAGAAAG AGATGATTTCAATATCCAAGTCCTTCATGCCTTTGTGGAGCTACACGAGTTCACAGACCTCAACCTGGTTCAGGCACTAAG ACAATTCCTCTGGAGTTTTCGGCTTCCGGGAGAAGCTCAGAAGATCGACCGCATGATGGAGGCTTTCGCTCAGCGCTACTGCACATGCAACCCTGGTGTTTTCCAGTCCACAG ACACTTGTTACATCCTATCATTCGCCATCATCATGCTGAACACGAGCCTCCACAACCCCAATGTGAAGGACAAACCCACTGTGGAGCGGTTCATCTCCATGAACAGAGGAATCAACGATGGAGGAGACTTACCTGAAGACCTGCTCAGG AATCTGTATGAGAGCATCAAGAACGAGCCGTTCAAAATCCCAGAGGATGACGGCAACGACCTCACACACACTTTCTTCAACCCAGACAGAGAGGGCTGGCTGCTCAAACTGG GGGGACGAGTGAAAACCTGGAAGAGGAGGTGGTTCATCCTCACGGACAACTGTCTGTATTACTTTGAGTACACCACA GATAAAGAACCAAGAGGAATCATCCCACTGGAGAATCTGAGCAtcaaggaggtggaggacaagaagCCT AATTGCTTTGAGCTTTTCATTCCCGACAACAAGGACCAGGTTATAAAGGCATGCAAAACAGAGGCTGATGGACGCGTCGTTGAGGGGAATCACACCTTCTACCGCATCTCCGCTCCAACTGCAGAGGAGAAAGACGAATGGATAAACAGCATCAA GGCTGCCATCAGCAGGGATCCTTTCTACGAGATGCTCGCCGCCAGGAAGAAGAGGGTGTCATCCATGAAGAGGCACTAA